Proteins encoded within one genomic window of Flavobacterium gilvum:
- the rhaM gene encoding L-rhamnose mutarotase, with the protein MKNNTVRNAFKMKLKPGFEVEYKKRHDQIWPELQALLSDSGIQDYSIFLDEETLILFAVQKISADFDFDSLPSHPIVKKWWAYMADIMETNPDNSPESTSLIEVFHLD; encoded by the coding sequence ATGAAAAACAACACCGTTAGAAATGCTTTCAAAATGAAATTAAAACCGGGTTTTGAAGTGGAATACAAAAAGCGTCATGACCAGATTTGGCCTGAACTTCAAGCCTTGCTTTCGGATTCAGGAATACAGGATTACAGTATTTTTCTTGACGAAGAAACCCTGATTCTTTTTGCAGTTCAAAAGATAAGTGCCGATTTTGATTTCGATTCTTTGCCCAGTCATCCTATTGTAAAAAAATGGTGGGCTTATATGGCCGATATTATGGAAACCAATCCTGATAACTCTCCGGAGTCAACTTCATTGATTGAAGTATTTCATCTTGATTAA
- a CDS encoding PKD domain-containing protein, producing the protein MIPSKKNILIVFLLLFFGIQCWSQDTRMFKVFQFPANKIPTIDGNADDWKMVPETYTVGMNELWEDSGKQSKADPKNLDVKVKVAWVKGLNRLYFLYEAYDDYWDFSLPGLHNDTFELIVDADQSGGPFIDRFHPNKALTNTMDAYFSYHGVHAQNYHIFTPAEGKDWTLVWGSQPWIKELPYANAATHYNFKPGESGKLTLEFWITPFDYAGNDPKRAVESILEENKNIGLCWAIIDYDDVNKEANNGFWNLSKEHKMYGNADYSLPFKLMPLEKEFKKDIVAKWKFYTVDMNRRMVAFIDQSEGEIKSWKWDFGDGTTSTEQNPIHQYKEAGKYIVVLYIEGPKGKSRMSKIWDVAVK; encoded by the coding sequence ATGATACCAAGTAAAAAAAATATACTGATAGTATTTTTGTTGCTGTTTTTCGGAATCCAATGTTGGTCACAGGACACGAGAATGTTTAAAGTTTTTCAATTTCCGGCCAATAAAATTCCAACAATAGACGGAAATGCCGATGATTGGAAGATGGTTCCCGAGACTTATACCGTTGGGATGAATGAACTTTGGGAAGACAGCGGAAAACAGTCCAAGGCTGATCCAAAAAATCTGGATGTAAAGGTAAAAGTCGCTTGGGTAAAAGGTTTGAACCGTCTGTATTTTTTATATGAAGCCTACGATGATTATTGGGATTTTTCGTTGCCAGGACTTCATAATGACACTTTCGAATTGATTGTCGATGCCGATCAATCTGGTGGGCCGTTCATTGACCGTTTTCATCCCAATAAAGCATTGACGAATACGATGGACGCTTATTTTTCGTATCACGGAGTTCATGCCCAAAATTATCATATTTTTACTCCCGCAGAAGGCAAAGACTGGACGCTGGTTTGGGGCAGTCAGCCGTGGATAAAGGAATTGCCGTATGCGAATGCCGCGACACATTATAATTTTAAACCGGGCGAATCGGGGAAGTTGACACTGGAATTTTGGATTACGCCTTTTGACTATGCTGGAAACGATCCCAAAAGAGCGGTGGAATCTATTTTGGAAGAAAACAAAAACATTGGACTTTGTTGGGCAATTATTGATTATGACGATGTAAATAAAGAAGCCAACAACGGATTTTGGAATTTATCCAAAGAACACAAAATGTATGGAAATGCCGATTATAGTCTGCCTTTTAAGCTGATGCCATTGGAAAAAGAATTTAAAAAAGACATTGTTGCAAAATGGAAATTTTACACAGTTGACATGAACCGAAGAATGGTTGCTTTTATCGACCAATCAGAAGGGGAAATCAAATCCTGGAAATGGGATTTTGGTGACGGTACGACTTCAACGGAACAAAATCCTATACATCAATACAAAGAGGCTGGGAAATACATTGTTGTTTTATACATCGAAGGACCAAAAGGAAAGTCGAGAATGTCTAAAATATGGGATGTGGCGGTGAAATAG
- a CDS encoding DUF4861 domain-containing protein, translating into MKSNFKLFVPIALAVLSIMSCRAQQNGVISTVTLSNDSDMKLTDKAVTIKRSVIDKKGIAKDFPLLSYKNEPIPSQVNDLDGDGKWDELFLVTDFSAKEKKIVQLKWVKDVPKFPVRTSVRFGKRAGKDEPVKPATEEVLPANEVYKALGYQRYQTDGPTWENDKVGFRHYLDGRNAKDVFGKKLPAITPENVGINDKGAVEDNYHQMYDWGRDVFPVGSSVGLGGYALLINNEIKRLGILGTDSVNNVEKTTFKIVSEGPVNSVLSYDYQNWEASGNKYQVHETTSIWPGMYAYKNTVSISGLKGNETFLVALSNINNQRSVGVVDAGDFVCLFLHDRLTYNREWILGSAILVPKIGYQGYLEAPKKGQLTDSYLAELPLENNKEISYYAVAGWELSADKGFEDSNFFTKYVTNLAKELSVKIVVEAK; encoded by the coding sequence ATGAAATCTAATTTTAAATTATTCGTACCGATAGCTTTGGCGGTATTGTCGATTATGAGTTGCAGAGCACAGCAGAATGGGGTAATTTCTACAGTGACGTTATCCAACGACTCGGATATGAAACTGACGGATAAAGCGGTAACGATAAAAAGAAGTGTTATTGACAAAAAAGGAATAGCAAAGGATTTTCCGCTTTTGAGCTATAAAAATGAACCGATTCCATCTCAGGTTAATGATTTGGATGGAGACGGAAAATGGGACGAACTATTTTTGGTAACAGATTTTTCGGCCAAAGAAAAGAAAATAGTTCAGTTGAAATGGGTTAAAGATGTACCAAAATTTCCTGTTCGGACCAGTGTTCGTTTCGGGAAAAGAGCAGGAAAAGATGAACCAGTAAAACCTGCTACCGAAGAGGTTTTGCCTGCCAACGAAGTGTATAAGGCATTGGGCTATCAACGTTATCAAACCGATGGGCCAACTTGGGAGAATGATAAAGTAGGTTTTAGGCATTATTTGGATGGTCGAAATGCCAAAGATGTTTTTGGAAAAAAGCTTCCTGCTATTACTCCAGAAAATGTGGGTATTAATGATAAAGGAGCGGTAGAGGATAATTACCACCAAATGTACGATTGGGGAAGAGATGTTTTTCCAGTAGGGAGTTCAGTTGGATTGGGAGGCTATGCCTTATTGATTAATAATGAAATCAAAAGACTAGGGATTCTGGGAACCGATTCAGTGAATAATGTCGAGAAAACGACTTTTAAAATCGTGAGTGAAGGACCGGTAAATTCGGTTTTAAGTTATGATTATCAAAACTGGGAAGCTTCGGGGAACAAATACCAAGTTCATGAGACAACATCAATTTGGCCGGGAATGTATGCCTACAAAAACACAGTTTCAATTAGTGGTCTTAAAGGGAATGAAACTTTTCTTGTGGCGCTATCAAATATCAACAATCAGAGAAGTGTGGGAGTGGTAGACGCTGGGGATTTTGTGTGTCTCTTTCTGCATGACAGACTAACCTACAATCGCGAGTGGATTTTAGGAAGCGCAATTTTGGTACCTAAAATAGGGTATCAAGGTTACCTCGAAGCTCCTAAAAAAGGACAGTTAACAGACAGTTATTTGGCAGAATTACCTCTTGAAAACAACAAGGAAATCAGTTATTATGCCGTTGCCGGATGGGAATTGAGTGCAGATAAAGGTTTTGAGGATTCGAACTTTTTTACCAAATATGTAACTAATTTGGCAAAAGAGCTTTCTGTAAAAATTGTTGTTGAGGCAAAATAA
- a CDS encoding family 43 glycosylhydrolase, with translation MNLIQKMFRNNYSIFKFFSKGMMGVILLMNVFVSFAQFQGKADAIYSGTPWFDQNGKVVSAHGANIIKDNGKFYLFGEAHSDASNAFAGFNCYSSKDLYNWKFENVALPLQKSGKLGPNRVGERAKVMKCPKTGEYLMFMHADSITYKDQFVGYATSKTITGPYQFKGALLFDGKPIKKWDMGTFQDTNGSGYILIHGGEIYRLADDYKSVVEQVNKNMTTGFESPTMLKKDGVYYLIGSNLTSWERNDNYYYTSESIYGPWVSRGLIAPEGSLTWNSQSTFVLPIQGTQGTTYMFMGDRWSFPKQASSATYVWQPLTISGTSLSIPKYQEAWQINLSTGLSSPINSTNKIIENTDKQIKFSGNWQEIASEDGSSESKSNEKDASFSIEFSGRQIALYSFVSTENGYAKVVLSNKKGKIIVSCLVDMYSKSLVSTAVFQSPILKKGDYKLTVYVTGEKSNWSDKRKSDYGSTGYFISLDKIMIN, from the coding sequence ATGAATTTAATTCAAAAAATGTTCCGAAATAATTATTCTATTTTTAAATTTTTTAGCAAAGGAATGATGGGTGTCATTCTTTTGATGAACGTATTTGTTTCATTTGCACAATTCCAAGGAAAAGCTGATGCAATTTATTCTGGGACACCTTGGTTCGACCAAAACGGAAAAGTTGTAAGTGCGCATGGGGCTAATATTATCAAGGATAATGGTAAATTTTACCTTTTTGGCGAAGCCCATAGTGATGCCAGTAATGCGTTTGCGGGATTTAATTGTTATTCGTCAAAAGACCTTTACAATTGGAAATTTGAGAATGTTGCACTTCCTCTTCAAAAATCAGGAAAATTGGGGCCTAACCGCGTTGGCGAAAGAGCCAAAGTAATGAAATGTCCCAAAACCGGAGAATATTTAATGTTTATGCACGCCGACTCGATTACCTATAAAGATCAATTTGTGGGTTATGCGACTTCCAAAACAATTACTGGGCCTTATCAATTTAAGGGAGCATTGCTGTTTGACGGAAAACCCATAAAAAAATGGGATATGGGAACTTTTCAGGATACAAACGGTTCAGGTTATATTCTGATTCATGGAGGCGAAATTTATAGATTGGCAGATGATTATAAATCGGTTGTGGAGCAGGTGAATAAAAATATGACGACGGGATTTGAATCGCCTACGATGTTAAAAAAAGACGGAGTTTATTATCTCATTGGTTCAAACCTTACGAGTTGGGAACGCAACGATAATTATTACTACACTTCAGAATCTATATATGGGCCTTGGGTTTCGAGAGGACTTATTGCTCCAGAGGGTTCATTAACATGGAATTCGCAATCGACTTTTGTGTTGCCAATTCAGGGAACGCAAGGCACGACTTATATGTTTATGGGAGACAGATGGTCTTTCCCAAAGCAGGCTTCATCGGCGACTTATGTTTGGCAACCATTAACTATTTCGGGAACTTCACTTTCTATACCAAAATATCAGGAAGCATGGCAAATTAACCTATCGACGGGATTATCATCGCCAATTAATTCAACCAATAAAATAATTGAAAATACTGATAAGCAAATTAAATTTTCTGGAAATTGGCAAGAAATCGCTAGTGAAGATGGAAGTTCTGAAAGCAAATCCAATGAAAAAGACGCTTCGTTTTCAATCGAATTCAGCGGTCGCCAAATTGCATTATATAGTTTTGTCAGTACCGAAAACGGTTATGCAAAAGTTGTATTATCTAATAAAAAAGGGAAAATTATAGTAAGCTGTTTAGTTGATATGTATAGCAAATCACTAGTATCAACAGCGGTATTCCAATCTCCGATTTTGAAAAAAGGCGATTATAAATTAACGGTTTATGTGACAGGCGAAAAATCCAATTGGTCTGATAAAAGAAAATCAGATTATGGCAGTACGGGATATTTTATTTCGTTGGATAAAATAATGATTAATTAA
- a CDS encoding family 43 glycosylhydrolase: MMTFKPKQRRNKSIFINVFMLTLIICGSTFYSAKSQTLNIKNDVFWYTKNKLPINSQGGGIFTFPDPKTGEKKYYWYGVYYKEADTYRDDPSVTLKNNTFESVTCYSSTDLVNWTFEANVLTNDELKKQPDYRKTWVGRLGVAYIPEIKKYAMFVQHGGEVLITVSDSPTGQFTWHQQISMKEMIGTTNTGDQTVFTDDNGKSYLIYSYGQGRNKIYVSEIGMKNGMVNLLDCTEVFKGENREGNCMFKYKNKYYLAASNIYGWDSSLAYYLVSDNIRGPYEAKQGMMVMNGCADDYAHVTQTGFFVTLKGSKQETVVYCGDRWANFAGNGLGYNQWFPLSFEGHTPYFNSLGSWNLNVKTGEWNVAPDNNFVKNGSFEADRRTVPNPVKPRQSFMTGWNNKVIEGNQISFDTITSPYTNHENSESDRKIVIGEKSLSISDKVNFKREVSQTITSSPFVKLEKGSYSLTARVKNGGKFTQLEMYATSNEKTLKYKITEENTEWKTIKIENIKVENEKVIIGFLANGSANAFCYVDDISLVKNR, encoded by the coding sequence ATGATGACATTTAAACCAAAACAAAGAAGAAACAAATCCATTTTTATCAATGTATTTATGTTGACTTTAATAATTTGTGGAAGCACATTTTATTCGGCAAAATCACAAACATTGAACATCAAAAATGATGTGTTTTGGTACACCAAAAATAAACTTCCGATAAATAGTCAGGGTGGCGGAATCTTCACATTTCCCGACCCGAAAACAGGCGAAAAAAAATATTATTGGTATGGAGTCTATTACAAAGAAGCCGATACCTATCGTGACGATCCTTCTGTTACACTAAAAAATAACACATTCGAATCGGTTACTTGTTACAGCTCAACCGACTTGGTAAACTGGACGTTTGAGGCAAATGTTTTGACCAATGACGAACTCAAAAAACAACCTGATTACCGCAAAACCTGGGTTGGGCGTTTGGGTGTTGCTTATATTCCAGAAATAAAAAAATACGCGATGTTTGTGCAACACGGTGGTGAAGTATTGATTACCGTTTCGGACTCTCCAACCGGGCAGTTTACGTGGCATCAGCAAATAAGCATGAAAGAAATGATAGGCACGACCAACACCGGCGATCAAACCGTTTTTACCGACGATAACGGAAAATCCTATCTTATTTACAGTTATGGGCAAGGCCGAAATAAAATTTACGTTTCGGAGATTGGCATGAAAAACGGTATGGTAAACCTGCTGGATTGCACCGAAGTTTTCAAGGGCGAAAACCGTGAAGGAAACTGTATGTTCAAATACAAAAACAAATATTACCTCGCCGCTTCTAATATTTATGGTTGGGATTCTTCACTCGCCTATTACTTAGTTTCCGACAATATCCGAGGGCCTTATGAAGCTAAACAGGGAATGATGGTCATGAATGGTTGTGCCGATGATTATGCGCATGTGACCCAAACCGGATTTTTTGTTACACTAAAAGGAAGCAAACAGGAAACAGTGGTGTATTGTGGTGACCGCTGGGCAAATTTTGCCGGAAACGGATTGGGATATAACCAATGGTTTCCGCTTTCGTTTGAAGGGCATACGCCTTATTTTAATTCGCTTGGTTCTTGGAATCTTAATGTCAAAACAGGAGAATGGAACGTGGCTCCCGACAATAATTTTGTCAAAAACGGAAGCTTTGAGGCTGACCGCAGAACCGTTCCAAATCCAGTAAAACCAAGACAATCATTTATGACGGGTTGGAACAACAAAGTTATTGAAGGCAATCAAATTAGTTTTGATACAATTACTTCACCATACACCAACCATGAAAATAGTGAAAGCGACAGAAAAATAGTTATTGGCGAAAAAAGCCTGTCCATAAGCGACAAAGTGAATTTTAAACGGGAAGTGTCACAAACCATAACATCGTCTCCTTTTGTAAAACTCGAAAAAGGAAGTTACTCGCTGACTGCCAGAGTCAAAAACGGCGGAAAATTTACCCAACTCGAAATGTACGCCACCAGTAACGAAAAAACCCTGAAATACAAAATCACTGAAGAAAATACCGAATGGAAAACTATCAAAATAGAAAACATAAAAGTGGAAAACGAGAAAGTGATAATTGGATTCTTGGCTAATGGTTCTGCGAATGCTTTTTGCTATGTCGATGATATTTCGCTTGTGAAAAACAGGTAA
- a CDS encoding DUF4982 domain-containing protein, with product MTFAQKTTIIELKSGWKFAKGQNEKAFENSFNDSKWQSVTVPHDWAIYGPFDKEVDKQVTAIVQNGEKVATEKTGRTGALPYIGEAWYRNQFSVPDLNKDKKVLLLFEGAMSEPKVFVNGKKVGEWNYGYNYFYFDITDFVSANAKNNLAVHLSNKGESSRWYPGAGLYRKVKLIVKNKESIDQWGTFITTPVVSDDLAKVNVKTKISGENLRIITKIKDANGNEVATNESNALFGNEFEQNIAVKNPHLWSPETPYLYTAISQLYDGDVLKDETSTRFGIRTIKFEPNKGFSLNGQIRKFKGVCLHHDLGPIGTAINKAALRRQLTILKDLGCNAIRSSHNMPSLEQLELCDEMGFMFLAESFDEWAKPKVKNGYNRFFEKDAEKDIVNLVHATRNHPSIVMWSSGNEVPDQWGAEGVKRAKWLQEIFHREDPTRPVTVGMDQVKATMESGFGALMDIPGLNYRVHLYDEAFKKFPQGFILGSETASTVSSRGIYKFPVEKAVSKQYDDYQCSSYDLEYCSWSNLPEDDFILQDDKPWVIGEFVWTGFDYLGEPTPYDEKWPSRSSYFGLSDLAGLPKDRFYLYRSRWNTNEKTLHILPHWNWKGREGQTTPVFVYTSYDSAELFVNGKSMGIQKKNNTSPQKRYRLMWMDIKYEPGTLKVVALDKDGKAVAEEEIHTAENPYQIKLEADRTTLEANGEDLSFVTVSVVDKNGNLCPTATQQLNFSVNGKGIYRAACNGDATSLEQFHLPTMKLFSGKLVVLVQSTTEAGAIELSVTGKGLKSAKIALQSK from the coding sequence ATGACATTCGCCCAAAAAACAACAATTATTGAGCTAAAGTCAGGATGGAAATTTGCCAAAGGTCAAAACGAAAAAGCTTTTGAAAATAGTTTTAATGATTCAAAATGGCAATCGGTAACCGTTCCTCATGATTGGGCTATTTATGGACCTTTTGATAAAGAAGTGGACAAACAAGTGACCGCTATTGTCCAAAATGGAGAAAAAGTGGCCACCGAAAAAACCGGTCGAACTGGAGCTTTGCCCTATATTGGTGAAGCGTGGTATCGAAATCAGTTTTCAGTGCCTGATTTGAATAAAGACAAGAAAGTACTTCTGCTTTTTGAAGGTGCCATGAGCGAGCCAAAAGTATTTGTGAACGGCAAAAAAGTAGGTGAATGGAACTATGGTTACAATTACTTTTATTTTGATATAACCGATTTTGTTTCTGCCAATGCAAAAAACAATTTGGCAGTTCATTTGTCCAATAAGGGAGAGTCTTCCCGCTGGTATCCGGGTGCCGGTTTGTACCGAAAAGTAAAATTGATTGTCAAAAATAAAGAAAGTATTGACCAATGGGGAACGTTCATCACAACTCCGGTGGTTTCTGATGATTTGGCAAAAGTGAATGTTAAGACAAAAATTTCTGGCGAAAACCTACGCATCATTACAAAAATTAAAGACGCTAACGGAAACGAAGTGGCAACAAATGAATCGAATGCTCTTTTTGGAAATGAATTTGAGCAAAATATTGCCGTAAAAAATCCGCATTTGTGGAGTCCGGAAACGCCTTATCTCTATACGGCAATTTCGCAATTGTATGATGGCGATGTCCTGAAAGACGAAACTAGTACCCGATTTGGAATTCGTACCATTAAATTTGAACCCAATAAAGGTTTTAGCTTAAATGGTCAAATCCGAAAATTCAAGGGTGTTTGTCTTCATCATGATTTGGGGCCTATCGGGACGGCAATCAACAAGGCGGCTTTACGCAGACAATTAACGATTTTGAAAGATTTGGGCTGCAATGCCATTCGTAGTTCGCACAATATGCCATCATTGGAGCAATTGGAATTGTGTGACGAAATGGGATTTATGTTTCTTGCCGAAAGTTTTGATGAATGGGCAAAGCCAAAAGTAAAAAATGGCTATAACCGTTTTTTTGAAAAAGATGCCGAAAAAGATATTGTGAATTTGGTTCACGCAACTAGAAATCATCCATCAATTGTGATGTGGAGTTCTGGTAATGAAGTGCCAGACCAATGGGGTGCCGAAGGCGTGAAAAGAGCCAAATGGTTACAGGAAATTTTTCATCGCGAGGACCCAACCAGACCGGTTACTGTAGGGATGGATCAGGTGAAAGCCACGATGGAATCAGGATTTGGTGCATTGATGGATATTCCCGGGCTGAATTATCGTGTTCATTTGTATGATGAAGCTTTCAAAAAATTTCCACAAGGATTTATATTAGGTTCCGAAACCGCATCGACGGTGAGTTCCCGTGGTATTTATAAATTTCCGGTCGAGAAAGCGGTATCTAAACAATATGATGATTATCAGTGTTCTTCCTATGATTTGGAATATTGCAGTTGGTCCAATCTGCCCGAAGATGATTTTATTTTGCAGGATGACAAACCTTGGGTAATTGGCGAATTTGTTTGGACAGGCTTTGATTATTTGGGAGAACCAACACCTTATGACGAAAAATGGCCTTCCAGAAGTTCGTATTTTGGGTTGAGTGATTTGGCGGGTTTACCAAAAGATCGATTTTATCTCTACAGAAGTCGTTGGAATACCAATGAAAAAACACTCCATATTTTACCACATTGGAATTGGAAAGGAAGAGAAGGTCAGACGACTCCAGTGTTTGTTTACACCAGTTATGACAGCGCTGAGCTTTTCGTTAACGGAAAAAGTATGGGAATTCAGAAAAAAAATAATACCTCGCCACAAAAGAGGTATCGTTTGATGTGGATGGATATAAAATACGAGCCGGGAACCCTCAAAGTGGTGGCGCTAGACAAAGACGGAAAAGCGGTTGCCGAGGAGGAAATTCATACCGCTGAAAATCCGTACCAAATAAAACTGGAAGCCGACAGAACAACTCTGGAAGCCAATGGCGAGGATTTGTCTTTCGTCACCGTTTCGGTTGTGGACAAAAACGGAAACCTTTGTCCAACGGCCACGCAACAGCTTAACTTTAGCGTAAACGGAAAAGGAATTTATCGTGCAGCCTGTAATGGTGACGCAACTTCATTGGAACAATTCCATTTGCCTACCATGAAATTATTCAGCGGTAAATTGGTCGTTTTGGTGCAATCAACCACAGAGGCGGGAGCAATCGAATTATCTGTTACCGGAAAAGGATTAAAAAGCGCGAAAATTGCCCTGCAATCAAAGTAA
- a CDS encoding rhamnogalacturonidase — MKNIFSLLICLIGFSQMTFSQKSKAETFPDGTAISKWFKDYSKIKLEKLGKQYVVTNYGVNNDSTKIQTAAIQAVIDKASANGGGVIIIPKGVFLSGALFFKPKTSLHVSEGATLKGSDDISNFPIMPSRMEGQNLDYFPALVNAYGVDDFSITGKGTINGNGYKYYEAFWARRKENPKCTNLEVSRPRLVFVWNSNNVQFQDVKLINSGFWTNHFYKCNNVKLIDLYIFSPGKEIKAPSTDAIDVDICTNVLIKGCYMSVNDDAIALKGGKGPYADKDPNNGANNNIIIEDCHFGFCHSALTNGSESIHNRNVIMRNCKIEEASRLLWLKMRPDTPQLYEYIRVENIKGDAKTGLAIFAWKQFFDLKGRPDIPLSYGDHVTLKNIDLKCDTFYGVENDPNVRLSNFTFENIKVESKKDNIDKSLIKGVTFKNVVVNNKKVE; from the coding sequence ATGAAGAATATTTTTAGCCTGTTAATTTGCCTTATCGGATTTTCGCAAATGACATTTTCGCAAAAAAGCAAAGCCGAAACTTTCCCCGATGGAACGGCAATTTCAAAGTGGTTTAAGGATTACAGCAAAATAAAATTAGAAAAATTAGGTAAACAGTATGTTGTTACTAATTATGGTGTAAACAATGACAGCACCAAAATTCAGACTGCAGCAATTCAGGCTGTAATTGACAAAGCTTCCGCAAATGGAGGAGGAGTAATCATAATTCCAAAAGGCGTGTTCTTGAGCGGAGCCTTGTTTTTTAAACCCAAAACAAGTCTGCATGTTTCCGAAGGAGCAACTTTAAAAGGTTCAGACGATATTTCCAATTTCCCGATTATGCCTTCGCGAATGGAGGGACAAAACCTTGATTATTTCCCGGCTTTGGTAAATGCCTACGGAGTTGATGATTTTTCTATCACGGGAAAAGGAACCATCAACGGAAATGGATATAAATATTACGAAGCATTTTGGGCAAGACGTAAAGAGAATCCAAAATGCACCAATCTCGAAGTTTCAAGACCGCGTTTGGTTTTTGTGTGGAATTCCAATAATGTTCAATTTCAAGATGTTAAGTTGATTAATTCCGGTTTTTGGACGAATCATTTTTACAAATGCAATAATGTAAAATTGATCGATTTGTACATTTTTTCGCCAGGTAAGGAAATAAAAGCTCCAAGTACAGACGCGATTGATGTTGATATTTGCACCAATGTTTTGATAAAAGGTTGTTATATGTCCGTTAACGATGATGCTATTGCACTAAAGGGCGGAAAAGGCCCTTACGCCGATAAGGATCCGAATAATGGAGCAAATAATAATATCATAATCGAAGACTGTCATTTTGGATTTTGCCACTCGGCATTGACAAACGGAAGCGAATCCATTCATAACCGAAACGTGATTATGCGTAATTGTAAAATCGAAGAAGCTTCGAGATTGTTGTGGCTAAAAATGAGACCCGATACGCCACAACTTTACGAATATATTCGAGTAGAAAACATAAAAGGAGATGCCAAAACCGGACTTGCCATTTTTGCCTGGAAACAGTTTTTTGACCTAAAAGGGCGTCCTGATATCCCGTTGTCCTATGGAGACCACGTTACTTTAAAGAACATCGATTTGAAATGCGATACATTTTACGGTGTAGAGAACGACCCGAATGTTCGTTTGTCCAATTTCACTTTCGAAAATATAAAAGTCGAATCGAAAAAAGACAACATCGATAAAAGTTTGATTAAAGGAGTTACTTTCAAAAATGTTGTTGTAAACAATAAGAAAGTGGAGTAA
- a CDS encoding glycoside hydrolase family 88/105 protein produces MKKTYAKALVLFSLGVFNVAIAQVNDATAPLHLMKPNYPTPYVVPQQGDIKAVLDRIYGFLDKNTASKIINADTKAEITNYKKGNENIMFEPGAFRLTSYEWGVTYAGMTLAAKATGEKYFADYNTKRMQLIADVAENYKEVNIKDKDMIKTLHPEALDFAGALCAAFIKAKKEGLKANIDPLVKNYIDFISNKQFRLKDGTLARNRPQDNSLWLDDMFMSVPALAQMGAYTGDVKYFDDAVKQVNQFSARMFNEQKGIYMHGWVESMKDHPEFHWGRANGWAVMAMVELLEVLPKNHPGYPQVLAQLQKHIKGLVQYQDGTGFWHQLLDRNDTYLETSATAIYTYSIARAINRGYVDKMTYGPAVLLGWNAVSTKVNDKGQVEGTCVGTGMGFDPAFYYYRPVNVFAAHGYGPVLLAGAEVMLLLKGNQFHINDSAMQLKVEGKDNTSK; encoded by the coding sequence ATGAAAAAAACATATGCCAAAGCTTTAGTCCTGTTCTCGCTTGGAGTATTTAACGTGGCTATTGCCCAAGTTAACGATGCAACAGCACCATTGCATTTGATGAAACCCAATTATCCAACCCCGTATGTGGTTCCGCAGCAAGGAGACATAAAAGCGGTTTTGGACAGGATTTATGGTTTTTTGGACAAAAACACAGCTTCGAAAATCATAAATGCTGATACAAAAGCCGAAATCACCAATTATAAAAAGGGCAATGAAAACATTATGTTTGAACCTGGTGCTTTTAGACTGACGAGTTACGAATGGGGAGTTACCTATGCAGGAATGACTTTGGCTGCAAAAGCTACGGGTGAAAAATATTTTGCCGATTATAATACGAAGCGAATGCAGCTAATTGCAGATGTGGCCGAGAATTATAAGGAAGTGAATATCAAAGATAAAGATATGATTAAAACCCTGCATCCCGAAGCACTGGATTTTGCAGGAGCACTTTGTGCTGCTTTTATAAAAGCAAAAAAAGAAGGGCTGAAAGCAAATATTGACCCTTTGGTTAAAAATTATATTGATTTCATCAGTAATAAACAATTCAGGTTGAAGGATGGAACTTTGGCACGAAACAGACCACAGGACAACTCGCTTTGGTTGGACGATATGTTTATGAGTGTTCCTGCATTGGCACAAATGGGTGCTTATACAGGCGATGTGAAATATTTTGACGATGCTGTAAAGCAGGTAAATCAGTTTTCAGCAAGAATGTTTAATGAGCAAAAAGGGATTTACATGCACGGTTGGGTAGAGTCTATGAAAGACCACCCTGAATTTCATTGGGGCAGAGCCAATGGTTGGGCGGTGATGGCTATGGTAGAATTACTGGAAGTGCTGCCAAAAAATCATCCGGGATATCCGCAGGTATTGGCGCAGTTGCAAAAACATATCAAAGGGTTGGTTCAATATCAGGACGGAACTGGATTTTGGCATCAATTATTGGACAGAAATGATACGTATTTGGAAACATCGGCAACAGCGATTTATACCTATTCGATTGCGAGAGCCATTAATCGTGGCTATGTTGACAAAATGACTTATGGCCCTGCTGTATTATTGGGTTGGAATGCCGTGTCAACCAAAGTAAATGATAAAGGACAAGTAGAAGGAACTTGTGTGGGAACCGGTATGGGATTTGATCCGGCATTTTATTATTACCGACCTGTAAATGTTTTTGCTGCGCACGGTTATGGTCCTGTTTTGCTGGCTGGAGCAGAAGTGATGCTGTTGCTGAAAGGAAATCAATTCCACATAAACGACAGTGCCATGCAGTTGAAAGTTGAAGGGAAAGATAACACATCAAAGTAA